In Vitis vinifera cultivar Pinot Noir 40024 chromosome 17, ASM3070453v1, one genomic interval encodes:
- the LOC100244455 gene encoding xyloglucan endotransglucosylase protein 6: protein MSTLFLVALMALAIVQNSAMSDDFNQLFQPNWAPDHISTEGDQIKLTLDTISGCGFESKKKYLFGKVSMQVKLVEGDSAGTVTALYMASEGLNHDELDFEFLGNVSGEPYLVQTNVYVNGTGNREQRHTLWFDPTAAFHTYSFLWNRYSILFLVDEVPIRVFANKEENGAPYPKTQAMGVQGSVWNADDWATQGGRVKTNWSHAPFVSTFRGFEIDACELSPETDDIASSKCGRVGEFWWDKPRMSGLNRHKSHQLKWVRRRHLVYDYCMDSGRFYEMPRECIV from the exons ATGTCAACCCTGTTTCTAGTTGCACTGATGGCTCTGGCCATTGTCCAAAACTCAGCCATGTCTGATGATTTTAACCAACTCTTCCAACCCAACTGGGCTCCAGATCACATTTCCACTGAAGGTGACCAGATTAAACTCACACTGGACACAATTTCTG GATGCGGATTTGAATCCAAGAAAAAGTACTTATTTGGAAAAGTGAGTATGCAAGTGAAGCTGGTTGAAGGTGATTCAGCCGGAACAGTCACAGCCTTATAT ATGGCATCAGAAGGGCTTAACCATGATGAACTAGATTTTGAATTCCTGGGAAATGTGTCTGGAGAACCATACCTTGTTCAGACAAACGTTTATGTGAACGGGACTGGAAATAGAGAGCAGAGGCACACGCTTTGGTTTGATCCCACTGCTGCCTTCCATACCTACTCTTTCCTCTGGAATCGCTATTCCATTCT ATTTCTTGTGGATGAAGTCCCAATTCGGGTATTTGCAAACaaggaagaaaatggtgcaCCATACCCGAAAACCCAAGCCATGGGGGTCCAGGGCTCGGTGTGGAATGCAGACGACTGGGCCACACAGGGAGGGAGGGTGAAGACCAATTGGAGCCATGCCCCATTTGTCTCAACTTTTAGAGGCTTTGAGATTGATGCTTGTGAGTTGAGTCCTGAGACAGATGATATTGCTAGTAGTAAGTGTGGAAGAGTAGGGGAGTTTTGGTGGGATAAGCCGAGGATGAGTGGGCTCAATAGGCACAAGAGCCACCAACTCAAGTGGGTTCGTAGAAGGCACTTGGTGTATGACTATTGCATGGATAGTGGGAGGTTCTATGAAATGCCTAGGGAGTGCATTGTTTGA
- the LOC100242819 gene encoding nascent polypeptide-associated complex subunit beta, with product MNREKLMKMAGAVRTGGKGSMRRKKKAVHKTTTTDDKRLQSTLKRIGVNAIPAIEEVNIFKDDVVIQFLNPKVQASIAANTWVVSGSPQTKKLQDILPGIINQLGPDNLDNLRKLAEQFQKQAPGAGAGAAAAQDDDDDEVPDLVAGQTFEAAAEEGHTA from the exons ATGAATAGGGAGAAGCTTATGAAGATGGCTGGTGCAGTTCGCACCGGTGGAAAGGGTAGCATGAGAAG AAAGAAGAAGGCTGTTCACAAAACAACCACAACTGATGACAAAAGGCTTCAAAGCACCCTAAAGAGAATAGGAGTCAATGCCATACCTGCTATTGAGGAGGTCAACATCTTTAAAGATGATGTGGTTATTCAGTTTTTAAACCCCAAAG TTCAAGCCTCTATAGCTGCAAACACTTGGGTTGTTAGTGGATCTCCTCAAACAAAGA AATTGCAGGACATTCTTCCTGGAATTATTAACCAGTTGG GACCAGATAACTTGGACAACCTGAGGAAGCTGGCTGAGCAGTTCCAGAAGCAGGCACCTGGTGCAGGGGCTGGTGCAGCAGCAGCCCAagacgatgatgatgatgaggtcCCCGATCTTGTTGCTGGGCAGACCTTTGAAGCCGCAGCAGAAGAGGGTCACACTGCTTGA